A single region of the Chelonia mydas isolate rCheMyd1 chromosome 4, rCheMyd1.pri.v2, whole genome shotgun sequence genome encodes:
- the LOC114018533 gene encoding furin-like protease 2 — translation MGSCPRSLLWSLGAACLMGIVVGQMTTAQVSTGSPLTSAGVSSAAPNATTVRVSTVSTTAVTVTAEMLSTTANPTETTGVPSATTVSTIPNGTTLQVSPGLTSAVTELAGVTSATPNGTPTSMLSTAPNVTASAGVPSATPFVSTVDSTNCSAVNTTACTACSPGTFPSNETLGCFCCSEGSCADPTDCISCPVGHYQPLAGQRSCLLCPQGYYTNLVKSVACLPCQPGSYSNESGAPACRPCGKGYFSFQKNSAFCMPCPRGSFCNTTNCSKCTMCPAGEEALGEASEECALCLPGTYKGASDSKCEICNIGEYQVQRGKESCDKCPENYYCPSPDVNPIACPSNAFCPAGSTQPQYCMETFLYKAGNSCELAPLTIVLLAVSSAGAVLLVSVIILKQRQENGRKTLKSPLLSKGVRPHTTYGVTGRTEPVYAGW, via the exons ATGGGTTCATGTCCCAGGTCTCTGCTTTGGAGTTTAGGTGCAGCTTGTTTGATGG GTATTGTTGTTGGACAAATGACCACTGCCCAGGTCTCTACGGGATCACCACTGACATCTGCTGGTGTTTCGTCAGCTGCTCCAAATGCAACCACTGTCAGGGTCTCTACGGTATCAACTACAGCTGTGACAGTAACAGCTGAAATGCTGTCAACCACTGCAAACCCCACGGAAACTACAGGGGTGCCATCTGCCACAACCGTATCCACTATTCCAAATGGGACCACTCTTCAGGTTTCTCCAGGACTAACATCAGCGGTGACAGAGTTGGCTGGGGTAACATCAGCTACCCCCAATGGCACACCTACCAGCATGCTGTCTACTGCTCCAAACGTGACAGCGTCTGCTGGGGTTCCATCAGCCACTCCATTCGTAAGCACTGTGGATTCCACAAACTGCAGTGCAGTGAACACGACAGCGTGTACAGCTTGTTCACCAGGAACATTTCCCAGCAATG AGACATTGGGTTGTTTCTGCTGCTCAGAGGGCTCCTGTGCAGACCCTACTGATTGCATATCCTGTCCAGTTGGTCACTATCAGCCTCTAGCCGGACAACGGTCATGTCTGCTTTGCCCACAAGGATATTACACTAA TTTAGTGAAAAGTGTTGCATGCCTGCCCTGTCAGCCTGGCTCTTATTCCAATGAGTCCGGGGCACCAGCTTGCAGACCATGTGGAAAAG GGTATTTCAGCTTCCAGAAAAATTCAGCATTCTGCATGCCCTGTCCACGTGGATCATTTTGCAA TACTACCAACTGCAGCAAGTGTACCATGTGCCCCGCTGGAGAAGAGGCCCTTGGAGAAGCATCTGAAGAATGTGCACTTTGTCTGCCAG GTACATATAAAGGCGCCAGCGACAGCAAATGTGAGATCTGCAATATAGGAGAATACCAAGTACAAAGGGGCAAGGAGAGCTGTGACAAATGCCCAGAAAATTATTACTGTCCT AGCCCAGATGTGAACCCAATTGCATGTCCTTCTAATGCCTTCTGCCCAGCTGGGAGCACTCAACCACAGTATTGTATGGAAACATTTCTTTATAAGGCAGGAAACTCTTGTGAACTGGCTCCTCTAACCATTGTACTACTAGCCGTTTCTTCAGCAG GTGCAGTCCTTCTTGTGTCTGTAATAATTCTGAAACAAAGGCAGGAAAATGGCAGGAAAACTTTAAAATCTCCATTACTATCAAAAGGAGTGAGACCACACACAACTTATGGTGTGACTGGGCGCACAGAACCAGTATATGCCGGCTGGTAG